The Cryobacterium roopkundense sequence CGCTCGCCTGGCTCTACGCCAACACGAACTAACTCTCGAGCGTCGCTCGTTTCCGCGAGGGCTGGTGGCGTCGGGTGAGCCGCTTGGGCGGGACGATCCGCCCGCTTTCGCGGGGATGGCAGGGGCTACGCCGCCGGAGGAACCGGGATGCCGGCGCGGCCACGAACGAAGGCCTCGAGAACCTCGCGTGACATCGGCAGCTGAGCGAGCCAGCCCAGGCTCGTCTGCGTGCCGACGCCGTCTCTTTTGTCGCCGTCAGTCGACCCGAGGGCGACAACCTGGTCGTGCAGGCCCTCCTTTTTCACGTCGAGGCGATTGGCGACATCCGCTGCCTGTTTGAGGTCGGCGAGCAGGGTTTCGCGTACGGCGCCGTGGTACTTGTAGTAGATCTTGTGCTCAAGGCTGGCCCAGAAGTCCATGGCGATGGTGCGGATCTGAATCTCCACAGTGACCTGCTGCACGCGATCCGACATGAAGACCGGCACTCCCACGAGCAGATGCAGGCTCTGGTAGCCGTTGGGTTTGGGGGAGGCGATGTAGTCCTTCACCTGCAGCACCGTGACGTCCTTCTGCCCGGTGAGCAGATCGCGAATGCGATAGGTGTC is a genomic window containing:
- a CDS encoding GTP pyrophosphokinase family protein yields the protein MTDEVDDSTLAEYSQLQAMRELKTELTRFMMAYKFATDEMMTKINILKEEFSSIHDYSPIEHVSSRLKSSDGILKKALRKGCPLALDEIRDQIQDIAGIRITCSFVSDTYRIRDLLTGQKDVTVLQVKDYIASPKPNGYQSLHLLVGVPVFMSDRVQQVTVEIQIRTIAMDFWASLEHKIYYKYHGAVRETLLADLKQAADVANRLDVKKEGLHDQVVALGSTDGDKRDGVGTQTSLGWLAQLPMSREVLEAFVRGRAGIPVPPAA